GATGCTGCTCCGCACCTACGTGTTGTTCAGAAAGCATTAGCAAAAGATATCACGATCAGAACGCACTCGGAGAAAGACTATGAAACTGCTGTGAAAACTTCAGAATTCTTATTCGGAAACGGATCATTAGAATTCCTAGCAGACCTAGATCATGAGGCTGTATTAGAAGTATTCGACGGAGTTCCTCAGTTCGATCTAGCGAAAGACAAATTAGCTGCAGGCATCAATGTATTAGATCTGTTAGCAGTAGATACGGCTGTATTCCCTTCAAAAGGAGAGGCTCGTAAAATGCTACAGGGCGGTGGAGTATCTTTGAACAGAGAAAAACTTAGCGATATCGAGCAAGTTGTCAATGAGTCAAACTTGATTAATAACAAGTATTTGGTTATACAACGTGGTAAGAAAAACTACTACTTGGTAACTGTTGCTTAGTCAACATAAAGCAAATAGAAAAGGGCCGATCGATGATCGACCCTTTCTTATATCTGTCTAATTATGCTCAATGACCTGGATTTCATAATCCGGCATCGATATTCCTTCCACATTGGAGACAATTCTTGGTATTAAAAACACCGTATAAACACCTCTATCTTTGGGTTTGAATTCGATTGACATTTGTGAGAATTCACTTTCATTTTCAAACTGAAATCTCACCTTTTCTGCGTTGAATTCATAGAAAGTAGTAACCTCCTGGGCAGAAAGCACCTTATCTCCTGCTGTTGCCGTCTGCCCCTCTTTCACTTTGAAGTCAATACGACGATTATTCGCGAAATTTGCTATTCTTATCTTTGCTTTCCCTGCTGATGGCGCGATCATATTATCTTCCACTACTTTCATCTGCACATTATCCTTCCCATAGAAAAACGCGGAATATACCTTTCCGGGATCAACCAGATGCTCACCACGGAATACCTCCACTTTTTTATCCTTATCATACAGGCTGATGCTTCTTCTGCCCGGAAAAACGCTCTTATGCTTCACAGCGCCCCCCATATCAAAATATTCATCGGAATTGATTACCCGATCGTCGATCTTCAAATCCAGCCCCAAGCTGCGATAGACTGCATTAAATCCTGCAATACCCGAAAATGACGGCGCATCCAGTGCAAGGTCTCCCACGCTATCTTTCTGACAACTGATCAGGAAGAATGCCGACAATAGAGCGATGGAAAATAGCTTTGCGTTTCTTAGAAAATTCATATCAACAAAAAAGAATTATTATTTATTCTATCTAACGAGTTTGGAAAGCTTATTGCTACAAGGATAGATAAATCAAATCAATCAACACAAACAATTCTGTCATTTTTTTTTAAGTTTGTAGAAGAAAAATAGCGTCATTTACATGGCTAAATTAAATACATTTAAAAACGGTAGTGGATCGACAGGGACAAAGAAGGCTAAGAATACTACTTTATCCTATCAAAAACGAAGCGCACGAAAATCATTTGACCAAATAAACTTCTCTGAGGGACAGCGTAAAGCGTTGAAAATCCTAGGATTATTTCTTTTGTTACTTGCTGGACTTTTCGCAGTCGCTTTTATATCCTATTTATTTACTTGGAAAGCAGACCAAAGCTACATCGCTGCCACCAATGGCGGTTGGAGCACACTCCTCAATACGGCAGATGAGCTCCACGATGAAAATACAGAAATACCTTTGGTCGAAAATAAACTTGGAAAGTTTGGTGCACTATTGGCAAACCAGTTTATCTATGAATGGTTTGGCGTAGCATCCTTCCTTTTTATCGTCGTGTTATTCGTTATCGGCTACAAATTCCTATACAAAAGATCTATCCTTCCCGTATGGAAGACCCTGTTGTACTCAGCGGTGGCTATTTTATTCTTATCGGTGACCTTCGGATTTATCCAAGACTTCATATACGATACTCCACATATCTTGGAAGGTAAATTTGGCTTCTGGACCAATCAAATCTTAAAATCGCAAGTTGGTGTTGTAGGAACAGCCGGCTTATTGATTTTCATCCTTTTAACCGCTTTGGTACTTATCTATAACTTGGACTTGAAATGGTCTTTCCAAAGCAATAAAGGCGAAATGGAAGAAGATGAGGAGGAGGACGAAGAATTTATCGAAGACAGCCTAGTTAGCCACAGCAATACGATCAATAAGCAAAAAACGAACGAAGTTGCGACCCATACGTATTCGCATCCCGTTGAAGAGCCAAACGCTCGAAATAATTTCACGGAGAAGGAAGAGATCGAAGAGCCGGAAGATTTGACCGTATCCCTCCCTCTTTCTGTCAACACGCCTAAACCGACGCCAGTTGCTCCAGTAGTAAATTCTGATGAGATTGAGTTCAGTATCGAAGAGCCGGAATTTGAGGAGCCAGAGGAAACCGTAGTTGGGCCTGACCTGACGGTAGCGAAAGTGGTGGAGGAAAAAGCAATCTCTGCCAATGATCTGGTTGAAAAATTCGGAGAATACGACCCTAAGCTTGATCTTTCGGGCTATAAATACCCGACTTTAGACCTATTAAAAGAATACGGCACTGGAAAGATCACCATCAACCAGCAAGAGCTAGAGGCGAACAAAAACAGAATTGTTGAAACGCTACGTAACTATAGCATCGAAATCGAACATATCAAAGCGACTATCGGTCCGACCGTAACGCTTTACGAAATCATCCCGAAACCGGGGGTTCGTATTTCGAAGATCAAGAATCTGGAAGACGATATCGCATTAAGCTTAGCAGCTTTAGGTATTCGTATCATTGCCCCAATGCCGGGTAAAGGTACGATTGGTATCGAAGTACCGAACAGTAGCCCGGAAATGGTATCCATGCGCTCTATTTTGGCGACAGAGAAGTTCCAAAAGACAGAGATGGATTTGCCTATCGCTTTAGGTAAAACAATCTCTAACGAGGTATATATAGCCGACTTAGCGAAAATGCCGCACTTACTCGTGGCTGGTGCGACCGGACAGGGTAAATCAGTCGGAATCAATGCCATCTTGACTTCCCTCCTATTCAAAAAGCACCCGGCAGAGCTAAAATTCGTATTGGTCGATCCGAAAAAAGTAGAGCTCTCGCTATTTAAGAAGATCGAAAGACACTTCTTAGCAAAATTGCCGAATGAGGACGAAGCAATTATAACCGACACTAAAAAAGTAATCAACACCCTCAATTCCCTATGTATCGAGATGGATCAGCGTTATGATCTATTGAAGAACGCCCAAGTAAGGAATTTGAAGGAATATAATGCAAAATTTATCAATCGTCGATTAAACCCTGAGGAGGGTCATCGATTCTTACCGTTTATAGTTCTTATTATTGATGAGTTTGCCGATTTGATGATGACGGCAGGGAAAGAAGTAGAAACTCCGATTGCTCGTTTGGCGCAGTTAGCCCGTGCGGTAGGTATTCACTTGGTTATTGCTACGCAAAGACCTTCAGTAAATATCATTACCGGTACGATCAAAGCTAACTTCCCGGCGCGACTAGCATTCCGCGTATTGTCTAAGGTCGATTCACGAACGATCCTCGACAGCGGTGGTGCAGACCAGTTAATTGGTCGCGGAGATATGCTACTTGCCACAGGATCTGACCTAATTCGTATTCAATGTGCATTTGTGGATACACCGGAGGTCGATGAGGTTTCTGAATTTATTGGCTCCCAACGCGGATACCCATCTGCCCATTACCTCCCGGAGTATGTAGATCCGAATGGCGATGGCGAAGGAATATCCGACTTCGACCCGGCTGACAGAGATCAGCTATTCGAAGAGGCTGCACGCCTGATCGTTATGCATCAACAAGGCTCAACATCTTTAATACAGCGCAAGTTAAAATTAGGTTATAACCGCGCTGGACGAATTATCGATCAACTGGAAGCTGCAGGTATCGTAGGTCCATTTGAAGGCAGTAAGGCACGCGAGGTGCTATACCCTGATGATTATTCGTTGGAACAGTATTTGGAAACGTTAAGAAAAGACAATTAAAGATGATTAGATTTTTGTATGTATTATTAGCATTCTTCTCGGTGAGCACAGCTTTTGCGCAAGACCGTTATGCTAAATCATTATTAGACGAGGTATCAAAAAAATACGATAGCTACAGAACAATCCAGTCCAATTTTACTTTTAAAGCCGTGCAGGCAAAAGGCGAAAACTATTCGGACAAGGGCGAAATGTTTATGAACAAACCTGCTCAGCAGTACAAAATTGTACTGCCGGAACAAGATTTGATTTCCGATGGTAAATCCGTATGGTCGGTCTTAAAAGAAGATAAGGAAGTGCAAGTATCGGAAGCCGATAACAGCAATGAATCTATCGGCCCCAACAATATCTTCACTTTCTATCGCACCGGCTTTAAATACATCAGCATGGACGATGAAAGCGTATCAGGCGCCGGTAAACTGAAAGTAATTGAGCTATCTCCTGAAGATACAAAACGCAACTACTTTAAGATCAAATTGCGCATCAACAAGAATAACCACATCCATGATGTGACAATCTTCGACAAATCAGGATCTCGTTATACCTATACCATCAATACGCTGTATGTTAACAATCCTATTCCTGCAAGCACCTTCCAATTCCAGAAAGCCAATTACGCCGGCTTCGAAGTGGTGGATTTGAGATAGGACGTTAGATATTAGACATAAGACATTAGATTTTAGAATTGGAGAAGCTGTCCCGAAAAGGACAGCTTCTTTTTTATTGCACTCTATTTGAGTACCGTAATTTCATGTTTAAGACTAGCTTGGCCTAAAGCCCTTTCAAACCCAATACAAACCCAATATAAAGCCCTATCATAACCCTTACCAATTGGGATTGATAGGGGTTTATATTGGGAGAGCATTTGGTTTGTATGGAGAGACACATTACTGAGCTCTGTTTTGAACCTTTGCTTTAAAAAGGAAAGGTTGTTTTGAACCAGGAAAGGAAGGATGCAACGATTGGCAGGATCATGTCGAAAGAAAAAAGAGGGGTTCGTTTCTGAACCAGGAAAAAAAGGATACAAGGATGAACAGGATCCCGCTAATCTTTTCATCCTTCCTTTCCTGGTTCAAGACAACACGTCTGATCCCAGCCATCCTTGCATCCTTCCTTTCCCAGCTCAAGACAACAAAAAAAGGCGCCTATCCGGCGCCATACTCTAATATCTAATGTCTATTATCTAAAATCTATTCGAACGGATAATCCCCAGCTCTAGACCGCGAAGTTCTGCCAGGCCTCTCAAGCGTCCGATGGCAGAATATCCAGGATTAGTCACTTTATTCAAATCGTCTAACATTTGGTGGCCATGATCTGGACGGAAAGGAATAGGTTGCTCTCTTTTTTGATTTTCTGCAACTAAGGCTTCCATCACCTTGAACATATCCACATCGCCATCCAAGTGGTCGGCTTCGTAGAAACTTCCGATCTCGTCGCGCTTCACGTTGCGTAGGTGCACAAAGTTGACACGATGTTTTACCTGATCAAATATTGCGGGAAGATCGTTCTTTGGCCCCGCTCCTAGCGAACCTGTACAGAAACAAATTCCGTTGAATTGTTTTTCTTGTTCGCTGATAATGTAGTTCAGATCTTCGGCGTTGCTTACAATACGCGGAAGTCCTAGAATCGGGTAAGGAGGATCGTCGGGGTGAATGGTCATCAAAATGCCGTTTTCCTCACAAACCTCAGCAATGCTATTTAAGAAGTAAAGCAAGTTTTTGCGCAAGCCATCAAAGCCAATTTCTTTGTAAACTGAAATACTGTTTTGCAAAGAATCCAGCGTAATATCGCTTTCGCCCGGAATACCCATCAATACCACACGCTCCAATTCGTTCAACGCATCCTGATCTAAGGTTCCAAACTTCTCTTCTGCCGCTTGTTGAACGTTTGCCGGATACTCAGCTTTCGCATCCTGACGCTTTAGGATATAAATATCAAAAATCGCCAAGTCGATCCAATCAAAATATAAGGCCTTGGAGCCATCCTTCATGGTTAAATCCAATTGCGTACGCGTCCAATCCAAAACAGGCATAAAATTATAGCATACCGTTTTGATGCCGCATGCTGCCAGATTTTTCAGCGACTCTTTATAGCGTTCTAAATATTCGTCGGCGTTTGCTGCTCCTGTCTTGATTGCCTCATGAACGGGCACACTTTCCACCACCGACCAAGTCAGTCCTGCTTCCTCAATAATGCGCTTGCGTTCCTGAATATCTTCCAACGGCCATACTTCGCCATGTGCTATATGATGTAGTGCGGAAACAATGCCCGTCGCACCAGCCTGTTTTACGTCTTGTAAGGACACCGAATCGTTCGGGCCATACCATCTCCATGTTTGTTCTAAAAATTGCATATACGCCTTTAAATTAAACGCCACACCATGTATTAAATCCTCCATCCACAAATACGGTCTCTCCAGACACAAATGCAGACGCATCGCTAAGCAGATACACCAAGGTTCCCTCAAGTTCGCTAGGATCGCCTAGACGCTGGTAAGGTGTTCCGTTGATGAATTTCTGCGCCCGTGGGCTATAGCTGCCATCAGGGTTGGTCAACAAAGTTCTATTTTGTTCGGTCAGGAATACGCCCGGTGCAATCGCATTCACGCGCACCTTATCGCCATAACGAAGCGCCAACTCGGTAGACATCCATTTGGTAAATCCATCGATACCATGTTTTGCTACCGTATAGCCTAGCACGCGTGTCAATGGGCGACTCGCAGCTAGTGAAGAGATGTTGATAATCGCTCCTGCACCTTTCTCAGCAATCACCTGACCTAGTATCATGGTCGGGATAATCGTGCCATATAGGTTCAACTCGATCGCTTTGATCGTGTCTTGAATCTTATTGTCAAATATATTTTGGTCATCGCCGATTGTCGCGCCTGGAATGTTACCACCAACTGCGTTGACAAGGCCATCAATGGTTCCGAAGGCTTCCACGATGCTATCCTTCGCCTCTTTTACAGACTGCTCGTCCATCACGTCAGCAACAACACCTAATGCTTCCGCACCTAATGCTTTTGCTTGTGCAACACGCTCATCGATTTTTTCTTGATTGCGACCAATGACGCAAACCTTAGCGCCGGCTTCTGCAACGGCATGGACAAAGGATTTACCCAAGATACCGGTACCACCAGTGATTACAATAACCTTATCTTTTAGGGAAAATTTGTCTAGAATACTCATAGTTTTTGGTTAGATTATATTTTCAATGATAAGCAATTTATCAATAAAATATAGGTATTTCATGGAGTATAATTACGTAATCGTTTGCGAAGATTATCCTTGAGAAGCCACTTAAAAGCATTATATTGCATTATTTAACAACCTATGCCACACGTTTTATCATTTGGAGAAATACTAATCAGACAGCAGAGTGTCGGAGATAGTTTCTTTGGAAGTCAAGAGAATTTATTACGGATTTATCCCGGAGGATCAGAAGCCAATGTCGCTTGTTCGCTTGGACAAATGGGAACCCCGGTACAATATGCCAGCGCTTTTCCGAACAATAAGCTAAGTGAAGAGATATTGGCAGTTTTGAACGGTCATCAGGTCGACACGTCTAAATGTCTTCAAATTGGCGACCGTATTGGTTCCTATTTTCTGCTTTCGGCAAATGGATTGACGAAGGGAGAAGTAATTTACGACCGTAAATACTCTAGTTTTTCGCAATTAAGTCCGGAAGACCTAAACTTCGATGTGCTGTTTGAAGATGTAGATTGGTTGCATTGGACGGCATTGACTCCTGCGTTGAACCAGGAGATGGCCAACGTAATGTTAAAAGTATTGCAAGCGGCAAGCAAACGTAACATCTATATTTCTGTCGATCTAAACTACCGCAATAGACTTTGGCAGTATGGTAAAAATCCCTTGGAGATTATGCCAGACCTGTTGGCTTATTGCCATGTCATCATGGGAAATATTTGGGCTGCGCATACCATGATTGGAATCGCCGTTCCCGAGGGGTTAGATAGGAATACAGAGAAGGAGGTTTTGGTCGAAGCAGCAACGGTATCCGCAGCTGCCTTGTTTGAAAAATATCCGAGATTAGAACATATCGCCAATACTTTTCGATTTATGGATAATCCCACGCATAATCTATTTTTCGGAACTTATCATTCCAGAACCGAGAATGCAGTTTCGCATACATATGAAACCAATGAGATTGTCGATCGTATCGGCAGTGGCGATGCCTTTATGGCGGGGTTGATTCATGCCTTACGAAAAACCCAACAGGCACAGGAAATAATAGATATCGCAACGGGCGCAGGATATGAGAAGCTGTTCGTAGAGGGCGATTTTGGAAATGGAAAATACTAACAAGATGCAGATCGATCAAATTATAGAGAAAATTAAGGCTTATCCCGTGATCCCGGTATTTTATCACGATGATGTGGAAGTATGTAAACAGGTACTCAAAGCTTGTTATGATGGCGGTATTCGCGTATTCGAATTTGTTAACCGAGGGAAGAACGCTGAGGCTAATTTTAAAGCTTTGGTAGACTACAAGAAAGAAGCGATGCCGGAATTGACATTGGGCATTGGCACTATTCTAGACCGTGCGGCTGCAGAA
The DNA window shown above is from Sphingobacterium hotanense and carries:
- a CDS encoding LolA family protein: MIRFLYVLLAFFSVSTAFAQDRYAKSLLDEVSKKYDSYRTIQSNFTFKAVQAKGENYSDKGEMFMNKPAQQYKIVLPEQDLISDGKSVWSVLKEDKEVQVSEADNSNESIGPNNIFTFYRTGFKYISMDDESVSGAGKLKVIELSPEDTKRNYFKIKLRINKNNHIHDVTIFDKSGSRYTYTINTLYVNNPIPASTFQFQKANYAGFEVVDLR
- a CDS encoding FtsK/SpoIIIE family DNA translocase, with the protein product MAKLNTFKNGSGSTGTKKAKNTTLSYQKRSARKSFDQINFSEGQRKALKILGLFLLLLAGLFAVAFISYLFTWKADQSYIAATNGGWSTLLNTADELHDENTEIPLVENKLGKFGALLANQFIYEWFGVASFLFIVVLFVIGYKFLYKRSILPVWKTLLYSAVAILFLSVTFGFIQDFIYDTPHILEGKFGFWTNQILKSQVGVVGTAGLLIFILLTALVLIYNLDLKWSFQSNKGEMEEDEEEDEEFIEDSLVSHSNTINKQKTNEVATHTYSHPVEEPNARNNFTEKEEIEEPEDLTVSLPLSVNTPKPTPVAPVVNSDEIEFSIEEPEFEEPEETVVGPDLTVAKVVEEKAISANDLVEKFGEYDPKLDLSGYKYPTLDLLKEYGTGKITINQQELEANKNRIVETLRNYSIEIEHIKATIGPTVTLYEIIPKPGVRISKIKNLEDDIALSLAALGIRIIAPMPGKGTIGIEVPNSSPEMVSMRSILATEKFQKTEMDLPIALGKTISNEVYIADLAKMPHLLVAGATGQGKSVGINAILTSLLFKKHPAELKFVLVDPKKVELSLFKKIERHFLAKLPNEDEAIITDTKKVINTLNSLCIEMDQRYDLLKNAQVRNLKEYNAKFINRRLNPEEGHRFLPFIVLIIDEFADLMMTAGKEVETPIARLAQLARAVGIHLVIATQRPSVNIITGTIKANFPARLAFRVLSKVDSRTILDSGGADQLIGRGDMLLATGSDLIRIQCAFVDTPEVDEVSEFIGSQRGYPSAHYLPEYVDPNGDGEGISDFDPADRDQLFEEAARLIVMHQQGSTSLIQRKLKLGYNRAGRIIDQLEAAGIVGPFEGSKAREVLYPDDYSLEQYLETLRKDN
- the uxuA gene encoding mannonate dehydratase, with the translated sequence MQFLEQTWRWYGPNDSVSLQDVKQAGATGIVSALHHIAHGEVWPLEDIQERKRIIEEAGLTWSVVESVPVHEAIKTGAANADEYLERYKESLKNLAACGIKTVCYNFMPVLDWTRTQLDLTMKDGSKALYFDWIDLAIFDIYILKRQDAKAEYPANVQQAAEEKFGTLDQDALNELERVVLMGIPGESDITLDSLQNSISVYKEIGFDGLRKNLLYFLNSIAEVCEENGILMTIHPDDPPYPILGLPRIVSNAEDLNYIISEQEKQFNGICFCTGSLGAGPKNDLPAIFDQVKHRVNFVHLRNVKRDEIGSFYEADHLDGDVDMFKVMEALVAENQKREQPIPFRPDHGHQMLDDLNKVTNPGYSAIGRLRGLAELRGLELGIIRSNRF
- a CDS encoding DUF4397 domain-containing protein — encoded protein: MNFLRNAKLFSIALLSAFFLISCQKDSVGDLALDAPSFSGIAGFNAVYRSLGLDLKIDDRVINSDEYFDMGGAVKHKSVFPGRRSISLYDKDKKVEVFRGEHLVDPGKVYSAFFYGKDNVQMKVVEDNMIAPSAGKAKIRIANFANNRRIDFKVKEGQTATAGDKVLSAQEVTTFYEFNAEKVRFQFENESEFSQMSIEFKPKDRGVYTVFLIPRIVSNVEGISMPDYEIQVIEHN
- a CDS encoding SDR family oxidoreductase — protein: MSILDKFSLKDKVIVITGGTGILGKSFVHAVAEAGAKVCVIGRNQEKIDERVAQAKALGAEALGVVADVMDEQSVKEAKDSIVEAFGTIDGLVNAVGGNIPGATIGDDQNIFDNKIQDTIKAIELNLYGTIIPTMILGQVIAEKGAGAIINISSLAASRPLTRVLGYTVAKHGIDGFTKWMSTELALRYGDKVRVNAIAPGVFLTEQNRTLLTNPDGSYSPRAQKFINGTPYQRLGDPSELEGTLVYLLSDASAFVSGETVFVDGGFNTWCGV
- a CDS encoding sugar kinase, which codes for MPHVLSFGEILIRQQSVGDSFFGSQENLLRIYPGGSEANVACSLGQMGTPVQYASAFPNNKLSEEILAVLNGHQVDTSKCLQIGDRIGSYFLLSANGLTKGEVIYDRKYSSFSQLSPEDLNFDVLFEDVDWLHWTALTPALNQEMANVMLKVLQAASKRNIYISVDLNYRNRLWQYGKNPLEIMPDLLAYCHVIMGNIWAAHTMIGIAVPEGLDRNTEKEVLVEAATVSAAALFEKYPRLEHIANTFRFMDNPTHNLFFGTYHSRTENAVSHTYETNEIVDRIGSGDAFMAGLIHALRKTQQAQEIIDIATGAGYEKLFVEGDFGNGKY